The Balneola sp. genomic sequence AGGTATTAGTTATGCGCAGGATGTACAACCAATCTTTAATGATAGATGTGTAGTTTGCCACGGAGCCAGCGGAGGAGTAAATCTTTCTACCTATGCAGCTTTAGATAACAGCGTAGGCAATTTATATGGAACAGATGTACTTGTTCCGGGAAATGCTGAAGCAAGTGGCTTATATGATAAGCTACTACCTACCCCTCGACTTGGAACAAGAATGCCTCAAGGTGGAGCTTTGTCAGGAGATGAAATCGAAACTATCCGCGCCTGGATTAATGAAGGCGCCCTAAATAATTAAGTCATGAAAAGAGTCATAATTACGTTCTTAGCAGGAATTCTGATTTCGCTGAATATCAGTGCTCAATCTTATTATACAGAAGAAGGAAAAGCTGTTTTCAAATCCAAAGTGCCCCTTCATAATTTTACTGGTACTTCTGAAAATTTAGTCGGTATGATTAAGATGGAAGATATGTCTGTTGATTTTTACCTGGACTTGGAAACACTCGATACTGGAAATGGAAAGAGAGATAAGGATATGAAACTTACCCTGGAAACAGATAAGCATCCTTTTGGTGAATTCTTTGGAAACATTACTACTGATTTTGATCCTGAGTCATCTGAGGAACAAGATGTAAGTGTAGTCGGGAATTTTACTATCCATGGAATTACCCAGGAGGTTGAAATTGATGGCTCTTTGACGGTCACAGATGATGGATTACTTGTAAAAGCGGCGTGGATCCTTAACCTTGAGGATTACGAAATCAAGCCTCCAAAACTACTCTTTGTTAAAGTAGATGAAAATCAGGAAATAGAAATTGAAGCATTACTTAAACCAACTGACGAATGATTGTAAAAAAAGTAAGTCTATCACTCCTACTAATACTATTCGTTGGCATTGAGTTAACGAACGCTCAAATGCAACGTACCCGAGCCGTTAAAGATGGGCCTGTAGATGAACTCTTTTTGATTGGGTCAGTAGCGGGCACAAGTACAGTAACTAATTTGGAGGCCAATAATCTCAATAGCCTGATCATGCACAATTTCGGGCTTATAAGTAGTGGAATTGAAGACTTTTATGGACTAGACCAGGGCGCTGCTGTTCGTTTGGGAATAGATTACGGTATCACTGATAAACTATCTGTGGGTATTGGAAGAACAAGTATTGAGGACAATGTTGACTTACGTTTTAAGTACACCCTGATGCGGCAGCTTAAGTCGGACAAAGTTCCTGTTGAAGTAGCTATCAAAGGAGATGTGGGAATTAACACTCAAAAGAACAGAATCTTTGATGATTTCACACTCCAGGAACGACTGAACTATTTCGCATCGGTTATGGTAGCCCGACAATTCAATGATACATTCACCTTACAGATTGCTCCTATGGTTTCTCATTTTAATACCGTTGTAATTGAAACGGTAGGTCAGCCTCAACCAGAACATACTCATTATGCCCTGGGATTTGCGGGTAGGCTGAAGCTTGGGGTAAGAAACTCCCTAACTTTTGAGTATATCCCTGTTCTTGGAGATCGGACTGAAGGAACTGAAAATCATATGGCCATTGGCTATGAAATTGAAACCGGAGGGCACGTATTCCAAATGTTCCTAATGTCGGGACAATGGTTTACTGAGCAACACTTGATAGCCAGAAATACCACCGACTTTTTTGCTGGTGATTTTCGGCTTGGATTCAATGTGAACAGGGTGTTCAGTCTCGGAAAAAAATAATTAACGCGAATTCGGGATAGGAAACTTTATAAAAGTACTTAAGTAGCTTTTTAAGTCATTCCTGCGCATGCAGGAATCTAAATCTAGCTTTTAAAAGTAGAACCTTGGTTCTAATCTAATTCCAGATTCCGGTTTTTGCAGCGGAATGACCCTCTTTAATATTTAACTCTCATTCCTATCCCGAATTCACGTTAATCAGATAATCCTTATAGCAAGGATTTGATTTCCTGAGCTACTCCACGGTTATGTTGGAATGCTAGATCTTTGTGATTTACTAAATCAACAATAGTTCCAATCATACATAGCCCTGCGGTGAGAAAATAGAGAATGCCCATACCAATCTGATTAGTCAAAAATCGGTGTATACCAGCAAAACCTAATAAGCCAAGCAGACAAGTAATAAGTATCATTTGAGGATCTTTCCGGCGAGCTCGATATGCGTTCACAAATTTTCTTATTTCATCTTCCTTCATGTCGCTAAAAAGCTTGTTAAGGTAAAGCCCCTCATCTCCTTGAGCTTCAGGCATATAAAGCATTACTTCAGACATAGTTTTTCTCCTTTAAATCCATTGTAGTTTGTTGATATAAGTTCTTCCAAATAAACAAAATTCTGCAGATGAGCCCAACTACGACAAAAGGTCCTACAAGATGCGCTTCAAAAGATTTAATCAATTCACCTCTTGCAAAAAATGCTATCGAATGCCCTAACCCTTCTCCCGGGCAAAAAGGCAATCCTATATGTTCTAGTAAACACCAGGTCGTGCCTTGTTCATAAGGGTTCATACTTGCCATCAATATCAAGCCAATAAGGAAAACCATCCATTCGCTATGTTTATTGACAAGCCTCATCATTGTGCTGATTTTTTATTTAAATAATAAGAGAGAGTAAAAAATAATCGATTTGAACGATAAATTTTACTCGAAGATATTTCAGATCCGATCGTTAATTTCCAAAAACTATTAAACTTTTGATCGTATTGGATTCTTCCTGATCCAAAAACCCCTTCTTTAATTTCATGTTTCGCCATGAGTTCTAATTCCAGTCTTTTGAGAAAGTCGAATGTATCCGGATCTCGATATCGTAAATCAAAACCTAAACCTTGTTCAAAATATCGATCGGGGGTGAAGTACGGAACCCCGGTAACAAAGTTATCACTTGCATCAGCCCAGTATAATAAGGCAATAGGTCTGATTCTTATTTGGTTTATAGACGACTGAAAATGAACTCTACCAGTAGTCTCATATTCGAACACTGAATTCGTATAGTAATAGGTAACAGCTGATAAAGAGGTAGCCCACTTTTGATCAGCTCCCCATGTATCTTCTCTATACCCTTGCAAGCCAAATCGGTTATAGTTATTTGCGATGGATGCCTCAGTTAACTCCGGAACAAAACTAAGTGTTAGTGAAGTAAAAGCATTGTTTTTGAATGTACTTATTGTGGAACTGGATTCGAATAACACGTTCTCTGAACCAAAAAATAATCCTCCTCCAATCTTGAATTCTCCGGATCCATCCATAATACTTTTAGAGAACTCATATCCGGGACCTACAAAGTTTAACGGAACAGTATTTAACACACTCTCAATGAATAAATCTTCAATCTTAACGGTATGTGTTGAAGTGAGTCTATTACCTAATTGAGTTGATAGCCCGAACCTGCCAAAGTTATTGTCGAAATTATCACTTCTATACTCGCCAAATGCAGAAACTTTAGGGCCTTCATTCCATCTTAGCTCAGTCTTAAGTCTTTGATGTTCATGCTTATTAAAGAAAGCAGGATACTCATCATATAGCTGCTTCCTCTGTTCATAACTTAAAAATGAGATCTCATTACTCATGAGTGTATGTGCCTC encodes the following:
- a CDS encoding YceI family protein encodes the protein MKRVIITFLAGILISLNISAQSYYTEEGKAVFKSKVPLHNFTGTSENLVGMIKMEDMSVDFYLDLETLDTGNGKRDKDMKLTLETDKHPFGEFFGNITTDFDPESSEEQDVSVVGNFTIHGITQEVEIDGSLTVTDDGLLVKAAWILNLEDYEIKPPKLLFVKVDENQEIEIEALLKPTDE
- a CDS encoding TM2 domain-containing protein, encoding MPEAQGDEGLYLNKLFSDMKEDEIRKFVNAYRARRKDPQMILITCLLGLLGFAGIHRFLTNQIGMGILYFLTAGLCMIGTIVDLVNHKDLAFQHNRGVAQEIKSLL
- a CDS encoding DUF2752 domain-containing protein, producing the protein MRLVNKHSEWMVFLIGLILMASMNPYEQGTTWCLLEHIGLPFCPGEGLGHSIAFFARGELIKSFEAHLVGPFVVVGLICRILFIWKNLYQQTTMDLKEKNYV